In one window of Enoplosus armatus isolate fEnoArm2 chromosome 7, fEnoArm2.hap1, whole genome shotgun sequence DNA:
- the LOC139287947 gene encoding PML-RARA-regulated adapter molecule 1 gives MDQDDTMDFKALRAKFQDEEHLLKQPRVKPALPEKPRVVPPPQSPTHYLPAGARPSLLTSINQSLEGKTQLAPRVVFKDEKKESKKPLIQANSKGSDKREGKLKKGKDKTKGSKEKLDEASFDQKQKKENSKVKKLPLVLPVAPKRSTAELVPATPPPKATAPKKKGFLGFRKSSKRYSVTADSILDNLSSDLPGPAPLIPVPSDISDAPPEPEISTPKALLSNIPTLPDFSAAEEITIPASPDFTPPPAFIPAIPAPKVPTPDSETPLEIETPALPVSRPASRNEIIPSPPSPVPTPPPSRALSAPPPVAPSPSPSPPEHDIVTEADIEAVIMAAVEKPPPLVVDPPSTSSPKAQRPISALSALERAEDMNPGKRTPCDQRIFNALEKARKKTSSPQTNPTTSYSITPPPEELPPPQSPTCSLPELPPIDYEDRAGNALPSKPAQVNGFDHRQASPVLEGITEDTPPRMVLPSPDRPPSVNLSEFIPPSPLENNEIPVLPEFSETDAVDVLEFDDVVSDANSPELPVSDWGNEEYTGPDSDGQNLPEFYSNGITTPGAEVHAAPVFGDQDNPLPESSFPVSQAGLQAVGDNGVYESTENVYEDITSSATKKKGKTDGGKKRKGPPKNPYAEAAQETNEEKSKTGRFGKCDKKPAAEGPDEKELKKKEKQRLEKEKKELKEKQEREKKEQKEREKKENEMKKKFKITGQEDAMYEAKVTVTTKGRKNDLPVKSGDIISIIRTTNCPKGKWLARDSSNNYGHVAVDHVELDIKEMLELGKKAAISRKSANNNVIEAEVTSTGSRASNHYPLSAESFTDDSEEWTGDDEPLSPPPDAADPLTPMGHNRTLSMPDMVNKDLNINHQHSQSDISADGSHVQARHEALQKLATFFHSPKPVEPAASSAEPETSPVLVKEEAVHPPAATSTPEVDFDPTDTFILPPPALYADLIAE, from the exons ATGGATCAG GATGACACAATGGACTTCAAGGCCCTGAGGGCCAAGTTCCAGGATGAAGAACACCTCCTGAAGCAACCCAGGGTCAAACCTGCTCTCCCAGAGAAACCGAGGGTTGTCCCTCCTCCCCAAAGCCCCACTCACTACCTCCCTGCGGGAGCACGCCCCTCCCTGCTCACCTCTATTAACCAGAGCCTGGAAGGGAAGACACAGTTGGCCCCCAGAGTGGTCTTCAAGGATGAGAAGAAGGAGAGCAAAAAGCCTCTTATCCAGGCTAACTCTAAGGGGAGCGACAAGAGGGAAGGGAAGCTGAAGAAAGGTAAAGACAAGACAAAGGGAAGCAAAGAGAAGCTTGATGAGGCTTCATTTGatcagaagcagaagaaagagaacagTAAAGTCAAGAAGCTCCCATTGGTGCTCCCTGTAGCACCCAAGAGGAGCACTGCGGAGCTGGTGCCGGCCACGCCTCCACCTAAAGCCACTGCACCAAAGAAGAAGGGCTTCCTGGGTTTCAGGAAGTCATCAAAGAGATATTCAGTCACTGCTGATTCCATCCTGGACAACCTAAGCTCAGACCTTCCTGGACCAGCTCCGCTTATCCCAGTGCCTTCTGACATTAGTGATGCGCCACCAGAGCCTGAAATCTCCACACCTAAAGCCCTTCTATCAAACATCCCCACCTTACCTGACTTCAGTGCTGCAGAGGAAATAACTATCCCTGCCTCCCCCGACTTCACCCCCCCTCCTGCCTTTATTCCTGCTATTCCAGCTCCTAAAGTCCCAACCCCAGACAGCGAAACCCCACTTGAGATAGAAACTCCTGCCCTGCCCGTTTCCAGACCTGCCAGCCGAAATGAAATCATCCCAAGTCCACCCAGCCCTGTCCCAACCCCTCCACCCAGTCGTgccctctcagctcctcctccagtggccccctccccctccccgtCACCTCCTGAGCATGACATTGTAACTGAGGCTGATATAGAGGCTGTAATCATGGCGGCAGTGGAGAAGCCCCCTCCTCTAGTCGTAGACCCTCCATCCACTTCGTCTCCCAAAGCCCAGCGTCCGATCTCAGCCCTCTCAGCCCTGGAGAGGGCAGAGGACATGAACCCAGGGAAAAGGACTCCGTGTGACCAGAGGATCTTCAATGCTCTGGAGAAGGCACGTAAGAAGACCAGCAG CCCACAGACAAACCCCACCACATCCTACTCCATCACCCCACCTCCAGAAGAGCTCCCCCCTCCTCAGAGTCCCACCTGCTCTCTCCCTGAGCTCCCACCCATTGATTATGAGGATCGGGCAGGGAACGCCCTCCCATCGAAACCAGCACAAGTTAACGGCTTTGACCACC GGCAAGCTTCTCCGGTGTTGGAAGGTATCACTGAGGATACACCACCTAGGATGGTCCTCCCTTCTCCAGACAGACCTCCCTCTGTCAACCTGAGTGAAttcatccctccttctcctttggAAAATAATG AGATTCCTGTTCTTCCTGAATTCTCCGAGACTGATGCCGTGGACGTCCTAGAGTTTGACGACGTGGTTTCAGATGCTAATTCTCCAGAGCTGCCGGTGTCAGACTGGGGGAATGAGGAGTACACAGGTCCAGACTCAGACGGACAGAACCTGCCAGAGTTCTACAGTAACGGGATAACTACCCCAGGAGCTGAGGTCCATGCAGCGCCGGTGTTTGGAGACCAAGATAACCCACTACCAGAATCCTCCTTCCCTGTCTCTCAGGCAGG GCTCCAAGCTGTCGGCGACAACGGTGTCTATGAGAGTACAGAAAATGTCTACGAGGACATCACCTCGTCTGCCaccaaaaagaaaggaaagactGACGGGGGCAAGAAACGCAAAGGACCACCAAAGA ATCCATACGCTGAGGCAGCACAGGAAACA AATGAAGAGAAAAGCAAGACGGGCAGGTTTGGCAA GTGCGACAAGAAACCCGCAGCAGAAGGGCCGGATGagaaggagctgaagaagaaagagaagcagcgcctggaaaaggagaagaaggagctaaaggagaaacaggagagggaaaagaaagagcagaaagagagggaaaagaaggagaacgagatgaagaagaaattcaAA ATCACAGGACAGGAGGACGCCATGTACGAGGCAAAGGTAACCGTGACGACCAAAGGACGCAAGAACGATCTGCCAGTCAAGAgcggtgacatcatcagcatcatccgAACAACCAACTGTCCCAAAGGGAAATGGCTGGCCAGGGACAGCAGCAACAACT atGGACATGTTGCAGTGGATCATGTGGAGCTGGACATTAAGGAGATGTTGGAGCTGGGAAAGAAGGCTGCAATCAGCCGCAAGAGCGCCAACAACAACGTGATCGAGGCGGAGGTCACCAGCACGGGGAGCAG gGCCTCAAACCACTATCCACTGTCAGCAGAAAGTT TCACAGATGACAGTGAGGAGTGGACCGGTGATGATGaacctctctcccctccccctgaCGCTGCAGATCCACTGACTCCAAT GGGCCACAACAGGACACTCTCAATGCCAGACATGG tGAACAAAGATCTTAACATAAACCACCAGCACAGCCAGAGTGACATCAGCGCAGATGGCTCCCATGTGCA AGCAAGACATGAAGCACTTCAGAAGCTGGCCACATTTTTCCATTCACCCAAACCTGTGGAGCCAGCTGCCAG CAGCGCTGAACCAGAGACAA GTCCTGTGCTTGTGAAGGAAGAAGCAGTTCACCC GCCTGCAGCTACTTCCACACCGGAAGTGGATTTTGATCCCACTGATACGTTCATTTtacctcctcctgctctgtatGCCGACTTGATCGCGGAGTAA